In Rhizobium sp. WSM4643, the following are encoded in one genomic region:
- a CDS encoding helix-turn-helix domain-containing protein has translation MSRHVPTYELYGENTGRKPDFWLHCETIRSRSSLHHWEIRPHRHESFFQILYIEGGSGDAIFGENSHAIRPPAIITVPPGLNHGFRFSRDIDGLVITLLRSHLSHPPGDRSHLGEWLATPHLTPLDPDHAETAYVMQTLKRLSDEFENRRSGRNEALAAYVALALRLTARISHEGNTQELPPNENERRMEMLSELIQQHFRSHKPASFYARELGLSPTHLTRIVRSMTGNTPHELIAGKLVEEAKRQLVFTLGSVQEIGFRLGFADPAYFSRFFVKYTGETPRVWRMKEKVRLEGV, from the coding sequence ATGAGCAGACATGTCCCTACCTACGAACTCTATGGTGAAAATACCGGGCGAAAGCCCGATTTTTGGTTGCATTGCGAGACAATTCGCTCTCGCAGCAGTTTGCATCACTGGGAGATTCGCCCGCACCGTCACGAGAGTTTCTTTCAGATATTGTACATCGAAGGCGGGTCGGGCGATGCGATCTTCGGCGAAAACAGCCATGCCATCCGTCCGCCGGCCATCATCACCGTGCCGCCCGGGCTCAACCATGGCTTTCGTTTTTCACGCGATATCGACGGCTTGGTGATCACCCTGTTGAGATCCCATCTCAGCCATCCGCCCGGCGACCGAAGCCACCTCGGCGAATGGTTGGCGACACCGCATCTGACGCCGCTCGATCCCGATCATGCCGAGACGGCCTATGTCATGCAGACGTTGAAGCGGCTGAGCGACGAATTCGAGAACCGCCGCAGCGGCCGCAACGAGGCATTGGCCGCCTATGTCGCCTTGGCGCTACGGCTGACGGCGAGGATTTCCCATGAGGGGAATACGCAGGAGCTTCCGCCAAACGAGAACGAGCGGCGGATGGAAATGCTGAGCGAGCTCATTCAGCAGCATTTTCGGTCACACAAGCCCGCGTCCTTCTACGCCAGGGAGCTTGGGCTTTCCCCGACGCATCTCACCCGTATCGTCCGGTCGATGACCGGCAATACTCCTCATGAATTGATCGCCGGCAAACTCGTTGAGGAGGCGAAACGCCAGCTGGTTTTTACGCTGGGCAGCGTTCAGGAGATCGGATTTCGGCTCGGCTTTGCCGACCCCGCCTATTTCTCGCGCTTCTTCGTTAAATACACCGGAGAAACGCCGCGGGTCTGGCGCATGAAGGAGAAGGTTCGGCTTGAAGGTGTATAG
- the pobA gene encoding 4-hydroxybenzoate 3-monooxygenase, whose amino-acid sequence MRTQVAIIGSGPSGLLLGQLLTEAGIDNVILDRVNKDYILGRVRAGVLEEGTVGLLDQAKSAARLHAEGLLHDGFSLAFDGRDHRIDLHELTGGRRVTVYGQTEVTRDLMERREESGSLSIYDAVDVAPHDFDGHSPFVTYVKDGVAKRIDCDFIAGCDGFHGASRKAIPERAIRSFEKVYPFGWLGVLADVAPVSHELIYANHPRGFALCSMRSATRSRYYIQCALDEKIEDWSDDRFWDELRRRLPVHHAEALATAPSFEKSIAPLRSFVAEPMRFDRLFLVGDAAHIVPPTGAKGLNLAASDVHYLFSGLIEHYREGSNSGINAYSQKALARVWKAVRFSWWMTTMMHRFPDTGDFDQKIQEAELDYLTHSRAASTVLAENYVGLPF is encoded by the coding sequence TTGCGAACTCAGGTCGCCATCATCGGTTCGGGACCATCCGGCCTGCTGCTCGGCCAGCTTCTGACCGAAGCCGGCATTGACAATGTCATTCTCGATCGTGTGAACAAGGATTACATCCTCGGCCGGGTTCGCGCCGGCGTTCTGGAGGAAGGCACCGTCGGGCTGCTGGATCAGGCCAAATCAGCAGCGAGGCTGCATGCCGAAGGACTGCTGCATGACGGTTTCTCGCTGGCCTTCGACGGCCGCGACCATCGCATCGACCTGCACGAACTGACCGGCGGCAGGCGCGTCACGGTTTATGGACAGACCGAAGTGACGCGCGATCTCATGGAGCGGCGCGAAGAAAGCGGCTCCCTGTCGATTTATGATGCCGTCGACGTCGCGCCGCATGACTTCGACGGCCATTCACCCTTCGTCACCTATGTGAAAGACGGTGTTGCCAAGCGCATCGATTGTGACTTCATCGCCGGCTGCGACGGCTTTCACGGCGCCAGCCGCAAGGCCATCCCTGAACGTGCGATCAGGAGTTTCGAGAAGGTCTATCCCTTTGGCTGGCTGGGGGTCCTTGCCGACGTGGCGCCTGTCAGCCATGAGTTGATCTACGCCAACCATCCAAGGGGCTTTGCGCTCTGTTCGATGCGCTCGGCCACCCGCAGCCGCTACTACATTCAATGCGCGCTCGACGAGAAGATCGAGGACTGGAGCGACGATCGCTTCTGGGACGAACTGAGACGGCGTCTGCCGGTGCATCACGCAGAGGCTTTGGCGACCGCGCCGTCCTTCGAGAAATCGATCGCGCCGCTACGCTCCTTCGTTGCCGAGCCGATGCGTTTCGACCGGCTTTTCCTGGTCGGCGACGCCGCCCATATCGTCCCTCCGACCGGCGCCAAGGGACTGAACCTTGCAGCCAGCGACGTTCATTATCTTTTCTCCGGGCTGATCGAGCATTACCGCGAAGGCTCGAATAGTGGCATCAACGCTTACTCGCAGAAGGCGCTCGCCCGCGTGTGGAAAGCCGTGCGGTTTTCCTGGTGGATGACGACGATGATGCATCGCTTTCCGGATACCGGGGATTTTGACCAGAAGATCCAGGAGGCGGAGCTCGACTATCTCACCCATTCCCGCGCCGCCTCGACGGTGCTTGCGGAGAATTATGTGGGACTGCCATTCTGA